The following coding sequences lie in one uncultured Mailhella sp. genomic window:
- the rplX gene encoding 50S ribosomal protein L24 yields MKQFRIHKDDKVMVIAGKDEGKIGKVLKVLRKSDRILVEKVNVVKRNVRPNPYKREAGGIVEKEMPIHVSNLMVVCPHCAKPTRVGYRVTEDGKKVRFCKKCNETL; encoded by the coding sequence ATGAAACAGTTTCGTATTCATAAAGACGACAAGGTGATGGTGATCGCCGGCAAGGACGAAGGCAAGATCGGCAAGGTTCTGAAGGTCCTGCGCAAGTCCGACCGCATTCTGGTTGAGAAGGTGAACGTTGTGAAGCGCAACGTGCGCCCCAACCCCTACAAGCGCGAAGCCGGCGGTATCGTTGAAAAGGAAATGCCTATCCACGTCTCCAACCTGATGGTGGTTTGCCCGCACTGCGCAAAGCCCACCCGCGTTGGTTATCGGGTGACCGAAGACGGGAAGAAAGTCCGTTTCTGCAAGAAGTGCAACGAAACCCTCTAG
- the rplE gene encoding 50S ribosomal protein L5 — MTRLETIYREKVVPALQKEFAYKSPMQIPGIEKISLNIGLGSANQNQKLIDDCVADLTAIAGQKAVVTRAKKSIAAFKLREGMPIGVRVTLRKDAMWDFLDKLMNFAMPRVRDFRGIPDRGFDGRGNFTLGIKEHTIFPEMESDRVENPVGMNITIVTSATTDKESKLMLEQLGMPFRK, encoded by the coding sequence ATGACCCGTCTGGAAACGATATACCGTGAGAAGGTGGTCCCGGCATTGCAGAAGGAGTTCGCTTACAAGTCTCCTATGCAGATCCCTGGGATCGAGAAGATCTCCCTGAATATCGGTCTTGGTTCTGCCAACCAGAACCAGAAGCTGATCGACGACTGCGTGGCCGATCTGACCGCCATTGCCGGTCAGAAGGCCGTAGTCACCCGCGCCAAGAAGTCCATTGCCGCGTTCAAGCTGCGTGAAGGCATGCCCATCGGCGTGCGCGTCACCCTGCGCAAGGACGCCATGTGGGACTTCCTTGACAAACTCATGAACTTCGCCATGCCCCGCGTCCGCGACTTCCGCGGCATCCCGGATCGTGGCTTCGATGGTCGTGGCAACTTCACCCTCGGTATCAAGGAACACACCATTTTCCCCGAAATGGAATCCGACCGTGTGGAAAACCCCGTGGGTATGAACATCACCATCGTGACCTCCGCAACCACGGACAAGGAAAGCAAGCTGATGCTCGAACAGCTCGGCATGCCTTTCCGCAAGTAA
- a CDS encoding type Z 30S ribosomal protein S14 has product MARTALKVKAARKPKFAVRAYNRCPVCGRPHAFMRQFGLCRICFRKKALNGELPGVRKSSW; this is encoded by the coding sequence ATGGCTCGTACTGCTCTTAAAGTAAAAGCCGCCCGCAAGCCCAAGTTTGCTGTTCGCGCTTACAATCGCTGCCCTGTGTGCGGTCGTCCCCATGCTTTCATGCGTCAGTTCGGCCTGTGCCGTATCTGCTTCCGCAAAAAGGCGCTGAACGGCGAACTGCCCGGCGTCCGCAAATCCAGCTGGTAA
- the rpsH gene encoding 30S ribosomal protein S8 has translation MLTDPIADMLTRIRNAHLALHKEVSVPRSKMKEAMASILKQEGYVEDVTVDDRNITIALKYVKGRPAITGLKRISKPGRRVYVGAHQIPRVQNGLGICILSTSRGVLDGMTAHADKTGGELLCEVW, from the coding sequence ATGTTGACCGATCCCATTGCCGATATGCTTACGCGTATCCGCAACGCACACCTGGCCCTTCACAAGGAAGTAAGTGTGCCGCGCTCGAAGATGAAGGAAGCCATGGCGTCCATCCTCAAGCAGGAAGGCTATGTGGAAGATGTTACCGTCGATGACCGTAACATCACCATTGCGCTGAAGTATGTGAAGGGGCGTCCGGCCATAACGGGCCTCAAGCGTATCAGCAAGCCTGGTCGCCGTGTCTATGTGGGCGCTCATCAGATTCCCCGCGTTCAGAATGGTCTTGGCATCTGCATTCTGTCCACCTCTCGTGGCGTTCTGGACGGCATGACCGCCCATGCGGACAAGACTGGCGGCGAACTTCTTTGCGAAGTCTGGTGA
- the rplF gene encoding 50S ribosomal protein L6 yields the protein MSRIGKQPIELPKGVEVKLGEDMVEVKGPKGTLQTPICSLLNYEIADGHLTITRKDDTRESNAQHGLRRTLIANCVEGVSKGFSKTLEVVGVGFKVAVKGNIIDLSVGYSHPVLLELPKGLEAKAEGTKLTISGIDKELVGEFAARVRRVREPEPYKGKGIKYENEIIRRKAGKSGGKGK from the coding sequence ATGTCGAGAATAGGTAAACAGCCCATCGAACTTCCCAAGGGCGTGGAAGTTAAGTTGGGTGAAGATATGGTCGAAGTGAAAGGCCCCAAGGGGACCCTGCAGACTCCGATTTGCAGCCTGCTGAACTACGAAATCGCCGATGGTCACCTTACCATCACCCGCAAGGACGACACCCGCGAGAGCAACGCTCAGCACGGCCTGCGCCGTACCCTCATCGCCAACTGCGTGGAGGGCGTGAGCAAGGGTTTCTCCAAGACTCTCGAAGTCGTCGGCGTGGGCTTCAAGGTGGCCGTGAAGGGCAACATCATTGACCTTTCCGTCGGTTACTCCCACCCCGTGCTGCTTGAGCTTCCCAAGGGTCTGGAAGCCAAGGCGGAGGGCACCAAGCTTACCATTTCCGGTATTGACAAGGAACTGGTGGGCGAATTTGCCGCCCGCGTCCGCCGTGTGCGCGAGCCCGAACCCTACAAGGGCAAGGGCATCAAGTATGAAAACGAAATCATCCGTCGCAAGGCCGGCAAGTCCGGCGGCAAGGGCAAATAG
- the rplR gene encoding 50S ribosomal protein L18, with protein MILSKNESRKRRKVHIRKKISGTVERPRLVVYRSNLHIYAQVVDDASGNTLVATSTLALSKGGEKASCNKAGAERVGKEIARLALEKDIHKVVFDRNGYLYHGRVKAVAEGAREGGLEF; from the coding sequence ATGATTCTTTCTAAGAATGAAAGCCGGAAGCGCCGCAAGGTGCATATCCGGAAGAAGATTTCCGGCACGGTCGAAAGACCTCGTCTGGTTGTGTACCGTTCCAACCTGCATATCTACGCCCAGGTTGTGGATGATGCCTCCGGCAACACGCTGGTAGCCACCTCCACCCTCGCCCTGTCCAAGGGCGGCGAGAAGGCTTCCTGCAACAAGGCCGGCGCAGAACGCGTGGGCAAGGAAATTGCCCGCCTGGCCCTGGAGAAGGACATCCACAAGGTTGTCTTCGATCGTAACGGCTATCTGTATCACGGTCGCGTGAAGGCTGTGGCCGAAGGCGCCCGTGAAGGCGGCCTCGAATTCTAG
- the rpsE gene encoding 30S ribosomal protein S5, translating into MEQQQQTQQDSGYIEKIVSLNRVAKVVKGGRRFSFSALIVVGDGKGNVGYGLGKAQEVPEALRKATERARKSMVRVPLVEGTLPYEVLGRFGAGRVILKPASRGTGIIAGGAVRAVMEAAGVTDVLAKAIGTNNPHNVLRAAVAGLSSLRSAEEVSEVRGKKLEAPRK; encoded by the coding sequence ATGGAACAGCAGCAGCAAACGCAGCAGGATTCCGGCTACATTGAAAAGATCGTTAGTCTGAACCGTGTTGCCAAGGTCGTGAAGGGTGGCCGTCGTTTCAGCTTCAGCGCCCTCATCGTCGTTGGCGACGGCAAGGGCAATGTGGGCTACGGCCTCGGCAAGGCTCAGGAAGTTCCTGAAGCCCTCCGCAAGGCCACCGAACGCGCCCGCAAGTCCATGGTTCGGGTTCCCCTGGTGGAAGGCACTCTTCCTTATGAAGTGCTCGGCCGCTTCGGTGCCGGTCGCGTGATTCTGAAGCCCGCCTCCCGCGGTACCGGCATCATCGCCGGCGGCGCCGTGCGCGCCGTCATGGAAGCCGCCGGTGTCACCGACGTGCTCGCCAAGGCTATCGGTACCAACAACCCGCACAACGTTCTTCGCGCCGCCGTCGCCGGACTCAGCTCCCTGCGCAGCGCCGAGGAAGTTTCCGAAGTGCGCGGCAAGAAACTGGAAGCCCCCCGCAAGTAG
- the rpmD gene encoding 50S ribosomal protein L30 gives MSEIKVKLIKSRIGTTPAQKKVLDAMGLRRREMVKTLKDNAATRGMIASVSHLVEVIA, from the coding sequence ATGTCTGAAATCAAGGTGAAGCTCATCAAAAGCCGCATCGGCACGACCCCTGCCCAGAAGAAGGTTCTGGACGCCATGGGCCTGCGCCGTCGTGAGATGGTAAAAACCCTTAAGGATAACGCCGCCACCCGCGGCATGATCGCCAGCGTGTCCCACCTGGTTGAGGTCATTGCATAA
- the rplO gene encoding 50S ribosomal protein L15: MRLNDLYPFPEERKSRKRVGRGAGSGLGGTSGKGHKGQNARSGGGVRPGFEGGQMPLQRRLPKRGFKNYLFKVTYEVINLDRLLAAFPDQKEITLEDIYSRGLVKSALVKILGEGEVTRPVSIEAFRFSQSAKDKILAAGGEVKELLADAEEPATSEE, from the coding sequence ATGAGACTTAACGATCTGTATCCTTTCCCTGAAGAACGCAAGAGCCGCAAGCGCGTCGGCCGCGGTGCCGGTTCCGGCCTCGGCGGCACTTCCGGCAAGGGCCACAAGGGCCAGAACGCCCGTTCCGGCGGCGGTGTCCGTCCCGGTTTTGAAGGCGGTCAGATGCCCCTGCAGCGCCGTCTGCCCAAGCGTGGCTTCAAGAACTATCTGTTCAAGGTGACCTACGAAGTCATTAACCTCGATCGTCTGCTGGCGGCCTTCCCCGATCAGAAGGAAATCACGCTGGAAGACATCTACAGCCGCGGTCTCGTCAAGAGCGCCCTCGTGAAGATCCTGGGCGAAGGCGAAGTGACCCGCCCCGTCAGCATCGAAGCCTTCCGCTTCAGCCAGTCTGCCAAGGACAAGATTCTTGCCGCCGGCGGCGAAGTGAAGGAACTTCTCGCCGACGCTGAAGAACCCGCTACCTCCGAGGAATAA
- the secY gene encoding preprotein translocase subunit SecY: MAQMPELRKKLAWTLFILCMYRVGVHVPVPGIDAGALSHFFASMQGSVFALLDMFSGGGLRNVSVFALGIMPYISASIILQLLQVVSPDIKRMAKEEGQAGRRKITQYTRYLTVAITLIQGFGIAALLEGMVSPENAPVVMNPGWEFRLVTIVTLTAGTILIMWLGEQITAKGIGNGISLIIFSGIVVGIPSALMRSYQLIKAGDMNVLFAIFIVIMMLAVTVGIVFVERAQRRIPIQYAKRQIGRKMYGGQTTHLPLRINTAGVIPPIFAQSLLLFPATVAGFSTAEWLQTVVSWFQPTSIVYNVIFIALIFFFCFFYTAIIFDPKDIAENLKKAGGFVPGIRPGDKTREYIDNVLTRLTLWGGIYISIISVLPMLLIAQFNVPFYFGGTSLLILVGVAIDFMSQVESHLISQQYEGLMSKARKG, translated from the coding sequence ATGGCGCAAATGCCTGAGCTGCGTAAAAAGCTGGCATGGACCCTTTTCATCCTGTGCATGTACAGGGTGGGGGTCCATGTTCCGGTGCCTGGCATTGATGCCGGCGCGCTGTCTCACTTTTTCGCCAGTATGCAGGGTTCGGTCTTTGCTCTGCTCGACATGTTCTCCGGCGGCGGCCTCAGAAACGTTTCTGTGTTCGCTCTCGGCATCATGCCTTACATTTCGGCGTCCATCATTCTGCAGCTTCTGCAGGTGGTGAGCCCCGACATCAAGCGCATGGCCAAGGAAGAAGGGCAGGCCGGCAGACGCAAGATCACGCAGTACACGCGATATCTCACTGTCGCGATCACCCTTATACAGGGCTTCGGCATTGCCGCCCTTCTGGAAGGCATGGTCAGCCCTGAAAATGCTCCCGTCGTCATGAATCCCGGCTGGGAATTCCGTCTGGTGACCATCGTCACTCTGACGGCAGGTACCATCCTCATCATGTGGCTTGGCGAGCAGATTACCGCCAAAGGCATTGGAAACGGCATATCGCTCATCATCTTCTCCGGTATCGTGGTCGGCATTCCGAGCGCGCTCATGCGCTCCTATCAGCTGATCAAGGCCGGCGACATGAATGTGCTGTTCGCCATTTTCATTGTCATCATGATGCTGGCCGTCACCGTGGGCATTGTGTTCGTTGAGCGCGCTCAGCGCAGAATACCCATTCAGTACGCCAAGCGTCAGATCGGCCGCAAGATGTACGGCGGACAGACCACGCATCTGCCCCTGCGCATCAACACCGCCGGCGTGATTCCCCCCATCTTCGCCCAGAGCCTTCTGCTCTTCCCGGCGACCGTGGCGGGCTTTTCCACCGCCGAATGGCTGCAGACCGTGGTGTCGTGGTTTCAGCCCACGTCCATCGTGTACAACGTCATCTTCATTGCGCTGATCTTCTTCTTCTGCTTCTTCTATACCGCGATCATCTTCGATCCGAAGGACATCGCGGAGAACCTGAAGAAGGCAGGTGGGTTCGTGCCCGGCATTCGTCCCGGTGACAAGACCCGCGAATACATCGACAACGTGCTTACTCGTCTTACCTTGTGGGGCGGCATCTACATTTCCATCATCTCCGTGCTGCCCATGCTGCTGATCGCTCAGTTCAACGTGCCGTTCTACTTCGGCGGAACCAGTCTTCTGATTCTCGTCGGCGTGGCCATCGACTTCATGAGCCAGGTGGAATCCCACCTCATCTCCCAGCAGTATGAAGGCCTCATGAGCAAAGCAAGAAAGGGATAG
- the map gene encoding type I methionyl aminopeptidase: MKKFRGIFIKNEHEIELMRVANGMTATILDELVANVRPGVPTIFFDELARKMCRDMGVVPNFLNYCGYPFALCCSVNETIIHGFPSKDIILKEGDIVSFDMGVNYKGFNGDSARTAFCGEVSEEARHLSDVTKRCLELGIAEAHPGNNLYAISAAVQRHAEMEGLHVIRDFVGHGIGASLHEKPEVPNFVPRGGMVDGVPGGTPLKPGMVLAIEPMLAIGTHEVEIMSDGWTTKMKDRSLSAHWEHTVVIRQDGAEILSLAENYRP, translated from the coding sequence ATGAAAAAGTTTCGGGGCATTTTTATCAAGAATGAGCATGAGATCGAACTCATGCGCGTGGCCAACGGCATGACGGCGACCATTCTTGACGAACTGGTGGCCAACGTGCGTCCCGGCGTTCCCACCATATTTTTCGACGAACTGGCCCGCAAGATGTGCCGCGACATGGGCGTTGTGCCCAACTTCCTCAACTACTGCGGCTATCCTTTTGCGCTGTGCTGTTCCGTCAACGAGACCATCATTCACGGTTTTCCTTCAAAGGACATCATTTTGAAGGAAGGGGACATTGTCAGTTTTGACATGGGCGTGAATTACAAAGGTTTCAACGGGGACTCCGCCCGCACCGCGTTCTGCGGCGAGGTGTCGGAGGAAGCCAGGCATCTTTCCGACGTGACGAAGCGCTGCCTCGAACTCGGAATTGCCGAGGCGCATCCCGGCAACAATCTCTATGCGATTTCGGCGGCGGTGCAGCGTCATGCCGAAATGGAAGGGCTCCATGTGATCCGTGATTTCGTCGGGCATGGCATCGGCGCCAGCCTTCACGAAAAGCCGGAAGTGCCGAACTTCGTGCCACGCGGCGGCATGGTGGACGGCGTTCCGGGCGGAACTCCGCTGAAACCTGGCATGGTTTTGGCCATCGAGCCCATGTTGGCAATCGGCACCCATGAGGTGGAAATCATGTCCGATGGCTGGACGACGAAGATGAAGGATCGGAGTCTGTCCGCCCATTGGGAACACACGGTGGTCATCCGGCAGGACGGAGCGGAAATACTCAGTCTGGCCGAGAACTACCGGCCGTGA
- the rpmJ gene encoding 50S ribosomal protein L36: protein MKVRPSVKKICPKCKVIRRKGVLRVICENPRHKQRQG from the coding sequence ATGAAAGTCAGGCCGTCCGTCAAAAAAATCTGCCCTAAGTGCAAGGTTATCCGGCGCAAGGGTGTTTTGAGAGTGATCTGCGAAAACCCCCGGCATAAACAGCGCCAGGGCTAA
- the rpsM gene encoding 30S ribosomal protein S13, translated as MARIAGIELPRGKRADIALTYIYGIGRATALEILAASGVDWNRSIDDLSADEVNEVRKEIETNHKVEGDLRREVASNIKRLMDIGCYRGLRHRRGLPVHGQRTHTNARTRKGPRRGNVGKKK; from the coding sequence GTGGCCAGAATTGCAGGCATTGAACTGCCCCGTGGTAAAAGAGCGGATATCGCACTTACCTATATTTATGGCATCGGCCGGGCTACTGCCCTGGAAATCCTTGCTGCTTCCGGCGTCGACTGGAACCGCAGCATCGACGATCTGAGCGCCGATGAAGTGAACGAAGTCCGTAAGGAAATCGAAACGAACCACAAGGTGGAAGGCGACCTCCGCCGTGAAGTGGCTTCGAATATCAAGCGTCTGATGGATATTGGCTGCTACCGTGGCCTGCGCCACCGCCGTGGTCTGCCCGTCCATGGTCAGCGTACTCACACGAACGCTCGTACCCGCAAGGGTCCGCGTCGTGGCAATGTGGGTAAAAAGAAGTAG
- the rpsK gene encoding 30S ribosomal protein S11, translated as MARAKRAVKKKEKKNIPLGIAHIAASFNNTIVTFTDTRGNTVSWSSAGQSGFKGSRKSTPFAAQVAAENAARRAQDNGMRTVGVYVKGPGAGRESALRAINAAGFKVAFIRDVTPIPHNGCRPPKRRRV; from the coding sequence ATGGCAAGAGCCAAACGTGCAGTCAAAAAGAAGGAAAAGAAGAATATTCCGCTGGGCATAGCCCACATTGCGGCTTCTTTCAATAATACTATTGTTACCTTCACCGATACTCGCGGCAACACCGTGAGCTGGTCCTCCGCCGGCCAGAGCGGATTCAAGGGTTCCCGCAAGTCCACTCCTTTCGCGGCTCAGGTCGCGGCTGAAAACGCCGCCCGTCGCGCTCAGGACAATGGCATGCGTACTGTGGGTGTGTATGTGAAGGGTCCCGGCGCCGGCCGTGAATCCGCTCTGCGCGCTATCAACGCCGCCGGTTTCAAGGTTGCGTTCATTCGTGACGTGACTCCCATTCCCCACAACGGTTGCCGTCCTCCCAAGCGGCGCCGCGTCTAA
- the rpsD gene encoding 30S ribosomal protein S4: MAKYNDAKCRLCRREGTKLFLKGDRCFTDKCAQDRRPYAPGQHGRARKKLSEYAVQLREKMKVRRIYGVLEKQFHGYFEDAEMAKGVTGANLLVILERRLDNVVYRMGFANSRSQARQLVRHGIFTLNGHKVTIPSLQVRVGDEIAVPEKNRNIPVIAAAQDVLARRGCPAWVEVDGASFKGVIKALPQRDDIQTPIEESLIVELYSK, translated from the coding sequence TTGGCAAAATATAATGACGCCAAATGCCGGCTTTGCCGTCGTGAAGGCACCAAGCTGTTTCTGAAGGGCGACCGTTGCTTCACTGACAAGTGCGCTCAGGACCGCCGCCCCTACGCTCCCGGCCAGCACGGCCGCGCCCGCAAGAAGCTCAGCGAATATGCTGTGCAGCTGCGTGAAAAGATGAAGGTCCGTCGTATTTACGGCGTGCTGGAAAAGCAGTTCCATGGTTATTTTGAAGACGCCGAAATGGCCAAGGGCGTGACGGGCGCCAACCTGCTCGTCATCCTCGAACGCCGTCTCGACAACGTCGTGTACCGCATGGGCTTCGCCAACTCCCGCAGCCAGGCCCGTCAGCTGGTCCGTCACGGCATCTTCACCCTCAACGGCCACAAGGTGACCATTCCGTCCCTGCAGGTCCGCGTGGGCGATGAAATCGCCGTTCCGGAAAAGAACCGCAACATCCCCGTGATCGCCGCCGCTCAGGACGTGCTCGCCCGCCGCGGCTGCCCCGCCTGGGTGGAAGTTGACGGCGCGTCCTTCAAGGGTGTTATCAAGGCCCTTCCCCAGCGCGACGATATTCAGACTCCCATCGAAGAATCCCTTATCGTCGAACTTTACTCGAAATAA
- a CDS encoding DNA-directed RNA polymerase subunit alpha, translating into MLSKQANRLINARNWAVLVKPEQIVRENDPADTMYGKFVCEPLERGYGTTIGNALRRVLLASLQGAAFVSVKIAGVQHEFTTIPGVLEDVTDIILNIKQVRLAMDTDVPQTVTLNVNKKGEVTAGDIQGNQHVTVLNPELHIATLTEDVEFNLEFEVRMGKGYVPADMHEGLSDEIGIIKLDSSFSPVRKVAYTIEAARVGQMTNYDKLILEVWTDGSVTPEDAIAYSAKIIKDQISVFINFDEHISDESGLGACDNGEFNENLFKSIDDLELSVRATNCLRSANIALVGELVQRSENEMLKTKNFGKKSLDEIKNVLLDMGLDFGMKVDSFDKKYQEWKRKQHHEA; encoded by the coding sequence ATGCTCAGCAAACAAGCCAACAGGCTCATCAACGCCCGCAACTGGGCGGTGCTCGTCAAGCCCGAACAGATCGTCCGCGAGAACGACCCTGCCGACACCATGTACGGCAAGTTCGTGTGCGAACCTCTGGAACGCGGTTACGGCACCACCATCGGCAATGCGTTGCGCAGAGTGCTTTTGGCATCCCTTCAGGGCGCAGCGTTTGTGTCCGTCAAAATTGCGGGCGTACAGCATGAGTTTACCACCATCCCCGGCGTGCTTGAAGATGTGACGGACATCATCCTGAACATCAAGCAGGTCCGTCTCGCGATGGATACAGACGTTCCTCAGACGGTCACTCTCAACGTGAACAAGAAGGGCGAGGTGACCGCCGGCGACATTCAGGGCAACCAGCACGTGACCGTGCTCAACCCTGAACTGCACATTGCCACGCTGACCGAAGACGTGGAATTCAATCTTGAATTCGAGGTCCGCATGGGCAAGGGCTACGTCCCCGCCGACATGCACGAAGGCCTCTCCGATGAAATCGGCATCATCAAGCTTGATTCCAGCTTCTCTCCCGTGCGCAAGGTCGCCTATACCATCGAAGCCGCCCGCGTGGGCCAGATGACCAACTACGACAAGTTGATCCTCGAAGTCTGGACGGACGGCTCCGTGACCCCTGAAGACGCCATTGCCTACAGCGCGAAGATCATCAAGGATCAGATTTCCGTGTTCATCAACTTCGACGAGCACATTTCTGACGAGAGCGGTCTCGGCGCCTGCGACAACGGGGAATTCAACGAAAATCTCTTCAAGAGCATCGACGATCTTGAGCTTTCCGTGCGCGCCACCAACTGCCTTCGCAGCGCCAACATCGCGCTGGTGGGCGAACTGGTGCAGCGTTCCGAAAACGAAATGCTCAAGACCAAGAACTTCGGCAAGAAGTCCTTGGACGAAATCAAGAACGTGCTTCTCGACATGGGTCTTGACTTCGGCATGAAGGTCGACTCCTTCGATAAGAAATACCAGGAATGGAAGAGGAAGCAGCACCATGAGGCATAG
- the rplQ gene encoding 50S ribosomal protein L17, whose amino-acid sequence MRHSNSGKKLSRNPSHRKALLRNMSKALLTHGRIRTTEIKAKELRGVVESLITLARRNDVAARRLAYRELGSHQLVQKLFDEIAPRFAGIPGGYTRVVKLAMPRRGDCAPMAIIELTKQAADAPAEAQA is encoded by the coding sequence ATGAGGCATAGCAACTCTGGTAAGAAACTGAGCAGAAATCCTTCGCATCGCAAGGCTCTGCTTCGCAATATGTCCAAGGCCCTGCTTACGCACGGCCGGATTCGTACCACCGAGATCAAGGCCAAGGAGCTGCGCGGCGTGGTCGAATCTCTCATCACTCTTGCTCGTCGCAACGACGTGGCCGCCCGTCGTCTCGCTTACCGCGAACTGGGCAGCCATCAGCTCGTGCAGAAGCTGTTTGACGAAATCGCTCCCCGCTTTGCCGGCATCCCCGGCGGCTACACCCGCGTGGTGAAGCTGGCCATGCCCCGCCGCGGCGACTGCGCCCCGATGGCCATCATCGAACTGACCAAGCAGGCTGCCGACGCCCCTGCCGAAGCTCAGGCGTAA
- a CDS encoding glucoamylase family protein → MNLRKHVFLAMALAVLLFPCSVFAAQAQKQAAAPQPEAVQANTAALNEFQPDDSFRKDRHLLDRLQYDAFRYIWDHTFPESGLAYEDSRNKETGQATIGGSGFGVAAIVVAAERGWISHQDALDRVLKIATFLRDKTDRKNLHGAFPHWLDGRTGKTISFGEQDNGADLVETAFMMQGLLIARAYFTADTEQEKALRDCITELWHDVDWHWFTKSENNGLYWHWSPTADFGMGMKISGFNEAMVAYVLALGSPTHPISREAAKFWYSTEEYQPKTGNGYTIEAANAYGGCMFLSHYSFIGLDPRRMADEHVRRGYMVRNITHTLMNRAYALESAPAEHQFSEGFWGLTACDVKGGYRYQSAYNEIGTVAPTAALSSMPYTPEYSMRVLWNIYDNYKDKMWGPYGPYDAFSLKDAWFDNSYLAIDQLPIVSMVENYRSGLLWSLFMNIPEVQEGLARMGVQPLPAVNGFPQVVVPLKKTESGYELDALDLRRHPDTGLYTVPYSCEKDGMVFFTLEDASGKVVKRFTREGRKGPNLLEFPQFMPATQEKYQLIMHIGDLTAGLPIRMN, encoded by the coding sequence ATGAATCTGAGAAAACATGTTTTTCTGGCTATGGCGCTTGCCGTTCTGCTCTTTCCCTGTTCCGTGTTTGCCGCACAGGCGCAGAAGCAGGCCGCCGCACCGCAGCCCGAAGCCGTTCAGGCCAATACGGCGGCGCTGAACGAATTTCAGCCCGACGACTCCTTCCGCAAGGATCGTCATCTCCTTGATCGTCTGCAGTACGACGCGTTTCGTTACATATGGGATCACACGTTCCCGGAATCCGGCCTGGCCTATGAGGACAGCCGCAACAAGGAAACCGGACAGGCCACCATCGGCGGTTCGGGCTTCGGCGTGGCGGCCATTGTCGTGGCTGCGGAACGCGGCTGGATCTCCCATCAGGACGCGCTGGATCGCGTGCTCAAAATAGCCACGTTCCTGCGCGACAAGACGGACAGAAAGAATCTGCACGGCGCCTTCCCGCACTGGCTGGACGGCCGTACGGGCAAGACGATTTCCTTCGGCGAGCAGGACAACGGCGCCGATCTGGTGGAAACGGCCTTCATGATGCAGGGACTGCTCATTGCCCGCGCCTATTTTACGGCGGACACGGAGCAGGAAAAGGCCCTGCGCGACTGCATTACCGAACTGTGGCACGACGTGGACTGGCACTGGTTCACGAAGTCGGAAAACAACGGCCTGTACTGGCACTGGAGCCCCACCGCCGATTTCGGCATGGGCATGAAGATTTCCGGGTTCAACGAAGCCATGGTGGCCTATGTGCTGGCGCTCGGTTCGCCGACGCATCCCATTTCCCGCGAGGCGGCCAAGTTCTGGTACTCCACGGAGGAATATCAGCCGAAAACCGGCAACGGCTACACCATTGAGGCGGCCAACGCCTACGGCGGCTGCATGTTCCTGTCGCACTATTCCTTCATCGGTCTGGATCCCCGCCGCATGGCCGACGAACACGTGCGTCGCGGCTACATGGTGCGCAACATTACGCACACGCTCATGAACCGCGCCTACGCGCTGGAATCCGCGCCGGCCGAGCATCAGTTCAGCGAAGGTTTCTGGGGCCTGACCGCCTGCGACGTGAAGGGCGGCTATCGCTACCAGTCCGCTTACAACGAGATTGGCACGGTGGCTCCCACGGCCGCGCTTTCCTCCATGCCGTACACGCCGGAATATTCCATGCGCGTGCTGTGGAACATTTACGACAACTACAAGGACAAGATGTGGGGCCCCTACGGCCCCTATGACGCCTTCAGCCTGAAGGACGCCTGGTTCGACAACAGCTATCTTGCCATTGACCAGCTTCCCATCGTGAGCATGGTGGAAAACTACCGCAGCGGTCTGCTCTGGTCGTTGTTCATGAACATTCCCGAGGTGCAGGAAGGTCTGGCCCGCATGGGTGTGCAGCCCCTGCCCGCGGTCAACGGCTTCCCGCAGGTGGTGGTGCCGCTGAAGAAGACGGAATCCGGCTACGAACTGGACGCGCTTGATCTGCGCCGTCATCCCGACACCGGACTTTATACCGTGCCCTACAGCTGCGAGAAGGACGGCATGGTCTTCTTCACGCTGGAAGACGCGTCGGGCAAGGTCGTCAAACGTTTTACCCGTGAAGGCCGCAAGGGTCCCAACCTGCTGGAATTTCCCCAGTTTATGCCTGCAACGCAGGAAAAGTATCAGCTCATCATGCACATCGGCGATCTGACCGCAGGACTGCCCATCCGTATGAACTGA